Proteins encoded by one window of Natranaeroarchaeum aerophilus:
- a CDS encoding TrkH family potassium uptake protein yields the protein MSTLPTVARDVGRILQVVSLMLVVSIVVAGVNAEFYAMPAFAISAVIMGGVGTVLARWFRDAPSPGKVEAMITAASAWGVLAFLGSLPFLLIAWAIYINPYPVWMNTPAVDSTTDVFRDPLNGIFESISGYTSTGLTMASVEDDLPRSLHWWRSFTEWVGGVGVIVLTVAILARPGSGSLTLFESEAREKKSKVMPSVVSTVKEIWKIYLGLTIAAITLLLIVGMPLWPAINHAMTGIATGGFSVHGASIGEYGAIIQYAVVPIMVAGSIAFPIHYLILKGEIENFYKDLQTRWIFIWFTVGSLALTALLLTGGDASGQFTTLEEHFRAGLFQFVSATSNTGFGTAAIGGGTERAMSAGATFLICLGMLTGAAAGSTVGGLKLIRVATLLKGTLWQIRGVFAPDSAVRQLKLGERTLDEQQAEREYTEATVVFVLWIVFLIIGVAVMLWALSPEYPVEYVIFDVMSAQSNVGLDAGITGPDMPDVTKWMLILNMWVGRLEIIPVAVLIGAVLKRFDLYT from the coding sequence ATGAGTACTCTTCCGACTGTCGCACGTGACGTGGGGCGGATTCTCCAGGTCGTCTCGCTTATGCTCGTCGTTTCCATAGTCGTCGCAGGGGTGAACGCCGAATTTTATGCGATGCCTGCCTTCGCCATCTCCGCAGTCATCATGGGTGGCGTGGGAACAGTGTTGGCTCGCTGGTTCCGTGACGCTCCCTCACCTGGAAAGGTCGAAGCAATGATCACGGCCGCCAGCGCGTGGGGCGTACTCGCATTTTTAGGTTCGTTGCCGTTTTTATTAATTGCCTGGGCAATCTACATCAATCCCTACCCAGTCTGGATGAACACACCAGCCGTTGATTCAACGACAGACGTGTTCCGGGACCCGCTCAACGGGATCTTCGAGAGCATCAGTGGGTACACCAGCACCGGGCTAACAATGGCCAGTGTCGAGGATGACCTACCGCGGTCGCTCCACTGGTGGCGCTCCTTCACCGAGTGGGTCGGTGGCGTCGGAGTCATTGTGTTGACGGTCGCCATCCTCGCACGGCCGGGGAGTGGATCGCTGACGCTGTTCGAATCCGAAGCCCGAGAAAAGAAAAGCAAGGTCATGCCAAGCGTGGTATCGACAGTCAAGGAGATCTGGAAGATCTACCTTGGATTGACGATCGCCGCGATCACACTGTTGCTTATAGTGGGGATGCCTCTGTGGCCGGCGATCAACCATGCCATGACTGGAATCGCTACTGGTGGATTCTCCGTCCACGGGGCGTCGATTGGCGAGTATGGCGCGATCATTCAGTACGCCGTTGTACCGATCATGGTTGCGGGAAGTATCGCGTTCCCGATCCACTACCTGATTCTGAAAGGGGAGATCGAGAACTTCTATAAGGATCTCCAGACCCGATGGATCTTCATCTGGTTCACCGTCGGTTCACTGGCACTGACTGCGTTACTGCTCACAGGTGGCGACGCGTCCGGACAGTTCACGACGCTTGAAGAGCACTTTCGAGCGGGGCTGTTCCAGTTCGTCTCCGCGACTTCGAACACCGGGTTCGGAACGGCAGCCATCGGCGGCGGAACCGAACGAGCGATGTCCGCCGGTGCCACCTTCCTCATCTGTCTGGGGATGTTGACCGGTGCTGCTGCCGGTTCAACTGTGGGTGGGCTCAAATTGATCCGTGTTGCGACGCTGCTGAAAGGGACGCTCTGGCAGATTCGCGGAGTCTTTGCACCTGACAGTGCAGTTCGGCAGTTGAAACTCGGTGAGCGGACACTCGACGAACAGCAGGCCGAACGGGAATACACCGAAGCGACAGTCGTGTTTGTCCTTTGGATCGTCTTCCTCATCATTGGGGTTGCGGTTATGCTGTGGGCGCTATCGCCGGAATACCCGGTTGAGTACGTCATCTTTGATGTGATGAGCGCACAGAGTAACGTCGGCCTCGATGCTGGGATTACTGGCCCTGATATGCCGGACGTGACGAAATGGATGCTGATACTCAATATGTGGGTCGGACGGCTGGAGATAATTCCAGTTGCAGTCCTTATTGGTGCTGTCCTCAAGCGGTTCGATCTGTACACCTAA
- a CDS encoding Lrp/AsnC family transcriptional regulator → MTTESNNGIRLDKIDQQTIYWLMTDARGVSAPEIADGLNVSAGTIRNRINQLEKNGIIRGYSADIDFQRAGNRLTNLYICTVPVAERESLAHEIRSIPGVINVRELMSGKRNLHIKAIGEGVESLQRIAHAISEMGIDIEEEHLIRSESDLPYVPFGPDGKQQPHEPTDFISLAGNTNVIEVTVSENAPVTGKSIQEAVSDGVLEDEILIISVERGDQVLTPRGKTVFHPDDIVTLLSRGINTDDALGTFKNESEETNSTSAV, encoded by the coding sequence ATGACCACAGAATCGAATAATGGGATTCGTCTCGACAAAATCGACCAACAGACGATTTACTGGTTAATGACCGATGCACGTGGTGTTTCTGCGCCGGAAATAGCGGACGGGCTGAACGTTTCAGCAGGAACAATCCGAAATCGCATTAACCAGCTTGAAAAAAACGGCATTATCCGTGGATACTCAGCGGATATTGATTTCCAACGCGCTGGTAACCGGTTGACGAATCTCTACATCTGTACCGTTCCAGTCGCCGAACGGGAATCCCTCGCGCACGAGATACGGTCGATCCCCGGAGTGATTAATGTTCGAGAGTTGATGAGCGGCAAACGAAACCTGCATATCAAGGCGATCGGCGAGGGTGTCGAATCATTACAACGGATAGCACATGCCATTTCAGAGATGGGGATCGACATCGAAGAAGAGCATCTCATCCGGAGCGAATCTGATCTTCCGTATGTACCGTTTGGACCTGATGGAAAGCAGCAACCACATGAACCGACTGATTTCATTAGTCTTGCTGGAAACACAAACGTAATCGAAGTCACAGTCTCGGAGAACGCTCCTGTCACTGGAAAATCGATTCAGGAAGCAGTCTCCGATGGTGTGCTTGAGGATGAAATCCTCATCATCTCTGTCGAACGTGGGGATCAGGTTCTTACACCACGTGGAAAGACAGTGTTTCATCCCGACGACATCGTAACGCTACTCTCACGAGGGATTAATACCGACGACGCTCTTGGCACATTTAAAAACGAATCAGAAGAGACTAATTCCACGTCAGCGGTTTGA